TTTTACTTAATACATCTTCAAAAGGATTGCACTCTATTACCTTTGGCTTGGCATTTATACCAGAATTTCTTCCGCCTGTAGTATTAGAATATTTATTTCAAATTAACTCCCTCCTCCCATTCATTGTTGAAGGAATAGAAGTGAGCAGTGTAATAAGCTTAATTGTGTATCTCGTAACAAAGTTCGTGGAAAATAATATAATATAAGACATAATTGACAGTATCTAACGAACTAGATAAACACTACTAAGTATTAACATGCAAGGATGGATTATTTATATTGAGTGTGTCCAACAATTTTGTTTTTACAAATAAAAAGAGATAAGATAAACTAATGTTGCTAGATTCTTTCTATTTTATAATCAAATTTTCCTTGTTTCATGTTCTAGAGAGAACATTGTTTTCCAAACTTTTTATTGAAATAATAAAATTGTTGGACACACTCTTTATATTAGCCAAAAATTTTATAAATCGTATAGAGTTATTATAGTGATGCCAATAAGGTATAAATTATTTCTATAGCTTCTTTGAAATATTTTACACTATTTGCATATAAATCTTTAGATAGAGATCATAAATGCTTGAAAGTTTTGCCATTTCATGGCATTTTGAGAGTTCTCTAATTTTTATATACGTAAAAGGAACTAAATAATTGTTACTTAATACATTATGTATAGGAAACATTTTCATATAATGAAATGGATTATTTGTTAAGTTGCTATTAGGACTTTTCTTCAAAATATTAATCTTTAATATAGTAACGTCAAGTAAATGAATTATACAAAAAAGAAGTCATAGAGAGAACTAGATTAAATAATCTTATTTCGTCTTAGCATTTTACAGAAATATATATTATTGTGATAACGTTTTATATAATCTGACGTAAAATTTATTTCTTCTTTTGCGAAGTTAACTTTATTCATTCCTAGTAAAGATGATAATATTATTCTGCAAAGAGATTTTCGTCTATATTATTTTTATAATAGAAGGTGTATACTATCATTTCCGTTTCTTCCATGATCTAAGATAAGATTAAATTTCTTATTAGAAATAATTGTACAATATATTTTCCATAGAACATGAAAAAATTCTTTTTTAAAAAAGTCTACTTTCGATGTGATTTGAAAATAGCATGGCATTATCTTTTTCATTCAACTAATGAATAATCTACATTTATTTTTCATAATACGTTCTATTATGTGGGATTGTCTATTTCTCTTTAAACTATCTATATAAGTGTTTTGCTATATTAATGTTATACAAAGATAAAAATTTTTTAGATAGCATGTAAAAAGGAAATTGATTGCAACTAAAATGTGCTTATTTTTAGAAAAATACTTATATATAGAGTGATGAGTAACTGGTAATATGCGAATAGTACAAAACAAAAGAAAAAGAACAGATTTAGATATTATATACGAGATTTTAAATGCTCTTAAGAATGGTCCTTTACCTAAAACTAAGCTTATTTATAAGGCCAATCTGGCATATGTTATTTCACAAAAATACATACCGTACCTTGAGGAGGTAGGAGCAATAAAAAAGGACAATGATCTTTATTATATTACTTCTAAAGGAATGGAGATTCATCAGTTATTAGGAATATATAGGAGCAAAGTAAAGGAAATTAAACAAATCTTAGATAGTTTAAAGGAGAAAATAGATGATAAAAATGGTTGATGAAACAGAAATTCAGGATTTTCATGATATTATTAAGTTATTTAAATTTTCTCATGAAATGATAATACCAATTAAAATTATTAAAGATAAAAGAAAGTTTTTTTGATTTTGCTCTTCCAAAAGGATGTATGTTTTGTATAGTTAAGCCGTTAAATTATGAATTAGAAAATATAGTTAAAGAAATTAGAAAGGATACTCCCTTTTTCGTATTCGTATCTGAAAAACTAGTAGATAAGGTAATAGTATTTTGGTAGAGATAAGTTCTATAAATTAAAAACTTAAGATAGAAAGATATTAATAATTACAATTATAAATAATAAAGTAAAATATAATTCTTCATAAATAATAAAGAGTTATATAATTGTAAAATAAATAAATAATTATATTAAAAAGATATTTAGTTATAGTCTCTGTAACTCTAATATTTCTAGTAGTATCTCTAATGTTTTATGAAAATACTCATAGATCTTTAAATGAAACAGAGGAATTACGATTATTTCCTACAGACTCAACTCATTTTTCTATTATTGGTTCCTATTTAAGTGATAGTGAATATCCAATGGTAGAGCTTCAAGGTGATAAGACTAGCTTATATGCCTTTCCTTTTTTATGGAATATTAAGTATGCTTTAGGAAATGTTAACTTAAGTTTTAATCCCTATTTACATGTGGTAGTTAATTTGAGTAAAATATAAAAGATAACTCTCTCAATACCCGTAAATGGTTATCCAGGTTTAATATACGGGCAGGAGTATTAGTTTCCATTCTCTAGTAAAACAGAAGTTTCTCCGATTTTTACCTTTACCACAAATAGTATCTAGTTTACCAAACTTCTATTCGATTTTAAATTTCTCGGTCTTTTGTTATTCTGGTACGATAGACAACTTTTCTTATGATATTTGGTTATCTCAAAATCCTAATATCACTTACCTTCAATATGGAGATTTTGAAGTCATGATTTGGATGTATTGGAATGAGAATCTATCACCATACTTTATTTATGCTGGGAGTATGACTTTTCCAACACTTATAAATAACACTGTGAAAAATTTAACTTGGAGTATTTACGTTTTACTAGAACCGGATCTTCTACTAGTTGGACTGGAATTTACATTCTCTCTCCAGAAAAATTAGAAGGAGAAATTGGAGTGCCAATAGATTATATATTAAAAAATATTTCAACTTATGCAAAAAAGTTGGAGTTGACATTTACAATCCTTCTATTTACTATCTCGATGCGATACAAGTAGGTATGGAATTTAATAATAATAATGAAAATGGAACTAATTATTTAGGTTATACTCTATATAATTGGGTAATTCAAGTCAATTCACTTCAATTTTTTATTTTTAGATTTTATTGAAGGAACAAATATTAGTCCTATGAATATTACTAGAAATAAAATTAGTATTGATGGTATACCTAGAATTGGGTATGTTAAATAATCACTAATTTTACTTAGATATAATGTAATTGTTGGCTTTTTAATGAAATTAAAGTTTACATTAATATTTTCTGTATGTGTAAAGTTTTCTGAATAATATTCTATTTTTATCCCAATAGTTTTATTAGAAGATGAATAAACATTAAAGGGGATAGTAATACTCTCGTTAGGAAGCAGTTGAGGTATAGAGGTTATATATGGAATAACATAAGCACCGTTTGGATTAACTATTATATAAACGTTACTTATTTGTGTATTACCCTCATTAGCAATCGTAAGTAATAATAAAGCTGATGCACTAGAAAGAGAAGTAGATATATTAGCAAATGAATACGAAACTGCCAGTTTAGTTGCTAAAACTGGTATTATTTTAACTTTTACTGGGAAAAAGATTCTTTCAGAGTTTATATATAAAGAAACGTTAGCATAAGTTATTAACTTTGTGAAGTTAAGCAGAACGTATTTTCCAGAATTAATAGAATTTATTTCAATTTTTCCAAATTGAGTTGAAATAGTTACATTTTTTACAGCTTCATTCAATAAATTAGTTATATTTAAAGTATTATTATACAAGGTTAGTTCTATTGGAGGTGAAGTTAGTGGAAAATACCATTTTCCTAGACTAATGTTTTGAATTCCTAATGGAGAAAGGAAATAACCATATATATTTAATGTAATTGAGGAATTTGTATATAGTCCTAAAATAAGTGATGTTGAGGAATTTGGTGGTAAGTAATTGATAAAATAACTTTTTTCATTTCCGTTGTAATTAACAACTAATGTAAAGTTATTTAAGGAAAATTTTTCATTATTTATAAGTGTTATGTTAAAGTCAACAAATCCTGAATAGATAAAGTTAAAGGTTAAAGGTAATACTTTCGTGTATAATAAATTTGTTTCATTTACTATTTTTGTTATTAAAAAATATTTAGTGTTATATAAGCCATATATCGTTAAATAAGATACGTTAATTGGTATATTTACAAGATCCTCGCCGAAAGGAATGAACGTTTTTACACTTATAATTCTAGAAGAATTCAGATTAGAAAAATATATAGAGTTAAGAAAATAGGGAGAAGTTATTTTTAAATTGTAAACACTACTATTACTGGATATTAAAAGTGTAAGATTATTATATCCTCCTCTCAAAGAGTCATTAAGGACTGCAAGTTGAACATTAGGAATTCCATAATACTGTAATGAGAAGTTTGAATAATATGTAATCTCGTTTCCTTCTATTGTGATGAAAGTTAAAGATACTGGAAATAAAATTCTATTTGGCAAGCTTTGGTTAAGAATCTTTACGCTAAGTTGAAAGTTAATCTGGTATACATAAGTTATAGGTGATAAGGCTATTATGTTTTGTATCTCATTTCCATAACTAGTATTGACTATTCCTTTTGGCAAAAAAACTTTGAAAATAAGAGTATATGCATGTATTTGGCTGAAATTGTAATATAGTACCAAATTTACTCCTATTTGCGTTGTGTTAAAAAGTGAAGGGACGCTTTTCCAATTAGCTGAGATTAAATAAGCTATTGGTGGAGTGCTCTGAGAAGTAATTATCATGGGAAATAATCCCATTATTATTAGAAATAATACAATAACGCTTGTTTTTTTCATAGTTCTTACTTATTTTATGCAGTCTTATAAGCTTAATGTTAGATTTTATATCATTAAATACTCATTAAAAAATATTAAAAAAATCAGATATCTTAATTTTTTCCTTCTGTCTCTTTTTAAGAATCTGTAATATTAAATTCAATGAGTATAAATAATTTAAGTGCTATTAAGACTTATCTAATCTAAATTTAAATTGCTATTAAGACTTATTCTAATCTAAATTTAATAGTCTGCATATTAGCTGAATTTCGATGATATTCGAATTACTGAATCTAATATACTCAATACTATACGGTGTTTTCATATATTTCCCAGTAAACTTTATCGTTTTCTTTATTATACCTTCATTGCTAAGAAGATATAAAGCTAGTAAATATAAGCCGTACACTTCTGGGTTGACAAGGAAAGACGTTAAAGTTAGCGTAATAATACCAGAATATAATGAGGATTTGGATATTTTTGAGAAATGTGTTAAATCAGTATACAAAAATAAACCAGACGAGATAATAATTGTTCATGATGATGGAAGGAAAGAAGTTGCTGAAATAGGTAAGAAATATGGCGCAAAGGTATTTAGTGTAAATAAAAGATTAGGAAAGAGAAGAGCATTAATTTTAGGTTGGTTAAATGCTATAGGAGATATTATTGTTCAAGTAGACAGCGATACTATAATGGAAAACAATACGTTAGAAGAAATCATAAAACCTTTTAGTGATCCGAAAGTCGCTGGAGTTCAAGGGCATCCAATTCTATTTAGAACTGGAGGAAGATTACCATACTTATATGGACAAATAATTGAGCTTTCAAGGGATGTAGTATCTAAAGCCTTAAACGGTTCTCTACCAGTGATAGATGGGAAGATTGCGGCCTATAGAAGATCATTCTTAATAGAAGCAATCAACTTTTTTGATAAAGAAAAATATGGAAAACGTACTATCACAATAGCTGATGATAAAGCTTTAACTTATTATGCCAATTTTATGGGTTATAAAACTGTTTATCAGTCAACAGCAATAGCAAAATCTGCAGCTCAACCAACAATAAGTGCCTTTATAAATCAGCAATTAAGATGGGCAAGGAGTGGTTATCTATATCTAGTGAAAGAAATTAGGAGTGGTTTATTCTTTATGATGGGTTCATTCTATAGGTTTCACATACTTACATATTTGTTAGCTCCTTTTTCATTTTTATTTGCGTTAACACAAGCTGTTCTAGTTCCAGCAAACCCTACACTATGGTCATGGGGGTACCTAATAGATTATGGAATAAACATTCCAATAATTTTATATTCTTTATTAATATTCATTGTTGGTATTAACATTAATATGAGGTTAAGCCTATCATTGTTAGGAATAAAATTTAAGGAAATTGGAACGTTAGACTATACAGCAATAGGGGTTTTTGGATTATTTGTCATTTTCCCAATGTTTTTATATGCTGCAATAACTCATTTTAAAGCAAGTGAATGGAGACAAGTAATTGGTGGTGGATAAAATGGAAAAAGAAAAAAGTAAATTCAATTATTGTCCAAAATGTGGATACAAGTTAACGGATCATTTTAACTTTTGTCCTAACTGTGGTTATAGTTTATATACTATTAGAGAAGAAGAGAAAGAGTATTATATTACCGACTATTTATTATCATTTCTTGATTATTTAAATCAGCAAATAGTTGATGCAAAGAAAAATGCAATTATACAAAATTTATTAGTTGATTATTATCTTGAGATTGAGAATGAAATAAGGTTACTATTTGTCCTAGATAAGAGACTTTTAGATAACTTAGATAAAGTAATTGATGTAATCGTGTATTTATTAAGAGAAAAGAAGAAAAGTGTGAGTATAGTATTAATATCAAAGGAAAAAGAGATCTCAGAAATAGAAAATGAATTAAAATATATAATGGATAAATTATCATTAGTATTGGATAAGGTAGATATCGAATTATATGTCTATAAAGGGTATGTGAGACAAGAGCCATTAGACTGACAACGTTAAAAATTTTTTATATATGATCGTCTTTTAATTAAATATTATTCACTAGTATAAATTTTGATATAATTAAATTTATAAAAAATAGCAAAAACTAAGAACTTACTTGATTTAAAGAGATACTGAAAAGTTTTTGATAATTATATACAATAAAATAATCTCTTTTTAACATGTTCAATTTAAGTGCAAAAGAACAGGTAAAGATTGTTATGACTTTAAGTTTTGAGTGCATTTTTGAACTTCTGAAGGACTAATATTTGAAAAGAGTTTATTTAATTAATAATAACATTTTTTAAGTATTCCATTCTAGTTTTAATTATCTTATTTTCTGTAAGTTTTATTTATGTACAGAGTTATTTCTTAGAATTGAAAAGAGTTTATTTTTATGTGAGTAAATATTGAAAACTTTTCAAGCACCTTAAATTCAGCAGTTCTGTGGTGCTAGTTGCACAGCCTTTTTCTTGCGGCAATTCAAAAATAATCATATCAGTACTCCTCATAAACATCAATAAACCTCTTGTACCAATTTTCATATTCCTCTTTTGTCACTATGTGAATTTCAAAAGGTTCCCTAACACCTATAGCATCGTGAAGCTTTTGAGAAACTCTAGCCCTATCTATTTCATCTCTAACCTTAGTTATTACTAAAACATCAACATCACTATCAATCCTAAAATTTCCTCTAGCAACAGAGCCAAAAAGGATAACCCTACATTCTGGGTCAATCTCTTTTACACAGATGTCTTTTATCTTTTTCACATATTCTCTTGCATGGAGTAAGTAATACTTTCTCTTTTCCCACTCACGTGCTAGATATAAGTCCCAATTCATTCATTATCACCTTTATTAACTCGTATAGCTCTTTAACTGTATTTTCAGAGTATGATGTGGGATAAATACCTACTCGAAATATAAGCTTCTACTAATAAGTCTAAATGAATGGAGTATTTATTCATCATGTCTGTCTTATTTCCAGTCAAGTTAATAACTCTAGCTAACAATTCTTTTACATCGTGAATTTTTGGAAAACTCCCGGTGAGATTAAAAAGAACATATTTAAGGGAAAGTTGTAGAGCTTGCTCTAGATGAAATACGGCTAAATTTAGTATTTTAATATCATTCTCAGCTTCTTCTATAAAATCTAATGCATTTCTCCTTAGATGTTCCGTCATCGACTAAATTAGGAAAGAGTTAATTTAAATTTTAAGTAAAAAGCATAGAAGTTAGTTATTGAAGGATTTAAATAAATTAAATTAAATAAATAAAAATCAGAAATTAAATTTCCCTTTATTGATTCTTTTTCTGTAAATTATTAAAATAATTAGCAAGAAATATAAGTGCTCCTATGGTTAGTAATGAACCAGCAGCTATATCAATTATTGCAGCTGTTACAGAGACATATACAGATGCTTTAAAAGCGGCTGACATACCACTCATTGAAGGTATTCCTCCAGATACTCCCTCAACTCCTAATACTAGTACGCCTAAGGAGAATATAAGAAATGCTAAGTATAAGAATACGTTAATATATTTAGTTAAATTACTGTAAAATAGAATTATTACTACACTTAGCATAGTCATCATAAACGCAATAGCTAAGAGAGCAAGGTCAGAATTAAAGAATGATGCTGAGAATAAGAATAAAATTGCAGGTATTGGAGATGATGATTGCCCAAATAAAGAAGCTAGACCTTGTAGTAAACCTACAAGACCTGCATAATAACTAGCTACACCGTATATAATAAAGAAACTAACTATACCTAATACTATTGCAAATAGTTTCCTTCCTAAATTTATGTTCTTAGCAAAAAAGGCAGCTAAGAACACGAAGATACTAGAAATTATTAAAAGTACGCCACCAGCTGTACTTGCTGATTGACCAAATTCAACTCCAGTATATATATATCCAATTCCCATCATTAGAAAGTAAATAAATATAAAGATTCCACCAAGAAACATCCATCTCATGATGTTTTTAGTAAATCCTATTAGCAATGCTATTACACCAAGTAAAAATAACATAGCAGATCCTATAGCAGATAATATTATTGAACCAACGATTTTTCCAGGTTCACCAGAAGTATAAAATGAAACTTCAGACAGTATTCCTCCAATACCTAAAAGAAAATATACTATTCCGTAAAGAATTGTTCCCCATCTAGCTAGCATTTGCCCATAGTCAGAAGCGGTCTTTGGTTGCTGATAATAAGGATACGAATAAGGAGCAGGTTGTTGAGCATATTGTATAGGTTGTGGAGGAGTTAATGGTTGTTGTATAGGTTGTGGAGGTTGAATTTGTTGTGTTCCTTGTAATGGATAACCACATCTCTGACAAAATACTGCATCATCTGGATTTGGACTTCCACATCTTGGACAATACTTTACCATATAAATAGTTTATATTAAGTTATATTTTAAGTTTTGTGATCTATCTATAAAATATTACCTACTACAAAAAATAAAAATTGGTATTGTTCCTTAACCTCATTTATGTGTTATTTTAAATTCGAAAACAATTGAGTAGCAATCATCTCACTTGGATTTATTATCTCAATCTCCCTTATCTTCTTTAATGTCATTATCCTTTTTTCAGCGTCTTTATCATGAACAACAGCAATAATTTTACTCTTTGTTGTTTCAGAAAGAATTAGTAATACATAGACCATATCGCTTACATTCTTCATATCAACAATAATTAGCTTAGCTCTTTCTGGGTGAAACTTCATAAGTTCGTCTTCTGATATTACGTTAATTGCGTATACCTTAAATCCTTCTTGTTTAAATTTTTCCTCTTCAACTTTGTCAGAAACTAAAAGGATGTATTTTTCTTTCTTTTCTTTTAAAAGTAAGGCTAAATTATAGTTTACTGGACCAGATCCAATTAATAAAATGTGAGATTTAGTAAATTCTTCCTCAACTTTCTGTATCTTTTCAGTTAAAGACATTATATTATTAGTAGCAAAGTCACTTGAAATACTGCTTAATGCAGTAAGAAAAGCTCCCATTCCCATAATAATTAAAATAATGTCAAATATTTTAGCTATTGGAGTTATTGGAACAATATCACCATAACCAACAGTTGAAAGAGTTACTATAGTGAAATATATTGCATTAATCAAATTCATTGGTTGGTTAAAATTATGTCCAGTAGTTCCTAAAATATAGTTTCCTATAACTCCTATAGTTACGACTGAGAGTAAAACTAACAGGGATGCAATAGATCTAGTTGATAGGAACATATTTTATTTTCTCAATTAGAGTTTATAAATTGTATTAAGGTTATGCGTCTCATCAAGAAAAGGCTAATAATTTCTACAACTTTACTGTATATTTGCTCTCGTTTTCCATCAAATTGTTTTTTATAATACGTATAGAAATTTATTATTAGAGCGTGTTCATGGGGTTTGGGTCTCGTTGAATTTTATATATTTTGAATTTATTCTCCTACTAATTCACGGCGTAAATTTAGTTAGAGGCAATAACGTGTAATGGTTTGCCCTTAAATTTCATCTAATTCTTGGTTATTTAATTGTTCTCCTCCATTTCTTTCGCGGGAATCACCAACGGAAATCCCGCATCTTAAGTTTCTTTCTCTATCATTTAGAAATTTATTATTAACATCTACGGTAGGAGACTAAAAAAGTGTTTAAATTTCACACTTTTAGGGAATGTTTTCTATGGTTTATCTTCTTTTTTAGTCAGTTTCGTCATTTTATGTGTTATGTCTAGTAGAAAAATTTTTATATTAGTAAATATTATAGTAATTCATGGAAAGAGTTAAAGTAACAAGAAATTACCAAGTAACAATTCCAGCTTCTATAAGAGAGAAGATTAACATAAAAGAGGGGGATATATTAGAGGTTACTGTATCTGGAAATGAAATCATAATGAGGAAAGTTGAGTCTAAAAGACCTAGAATTAAGTTAAATAGAGAACTGACTATAGAAGATATTGAGAAAGATATCGAGGAAGGAATGAATGAAAGCAGTAGTTGATACAAATGTGCTTATTTTTGATTACGTAGAAGATTCAGAATTCCATAAGGATGCTGAAAAGCTTTTAGATTCTTTAGAAAAATGGATGATCCCTACATTAGTTATTCATGAGTTTGTGTGGTTTTTAAAGAAAAATAAACTTGATAATCATATCGATGATGTTCTTTCTTATATTAAAAACGAAAAAGCTGAAATATTAGATGATAACATCCATATATTAAGGAAAGGTATTGATATAATCTTATCCGAAAAACTCTCTTTATCCCATTATAATGACGTAGTTATACTATCCCATGCAATAGTGAACAATTTAGCCTTAGCAAGCTTTGATAGAGATTTAATAAAAATAGCTAAAAAGTATAGTGTAAAAACTATCTCATAATAGAAAATAGTCTTCATTTCTATTATATTTGATAAAAAAGTAACAAACTTCTTCTTTTAAAATAAACTGCATCTTTTCTACGTTTAGGTAATAAACATTATTAACTTTAACTATTACACAGTGTTAATGAGAATTTTAGCTGTTGTAGACTTTGGTCTTAATGAGAATACTGGAGGTTATCAAAGAAATTATGAGATTATGAAGAGAATTGTTAAAAAGGCTGATGTTGATATTATTCCCTCAATAAGAAACGTTAAACTAATTTCTTGGCGTAGAGAGTTGATAAAACTTCTTAAGGAGTTAAATTCAACTCCACTTTATGTAATTGATCTATTAAAGGAAACTTCAACAGTAGAAGATTTTGTCTCTGGATTAAAGAAGGAAAAATATGATGTAGCAATGGTTTACAGTAACTCCTCAGAAAACATTGAATTGGCAAGAAAGTTGACAACAGCACCAATAGGTGTACAGTTACAATTAGAACCATTCTATCGTGATTATTCAATCTTATTTAGAATAATGTTCAGAGGAGTTACAGGGAGGGCTGTAATTAATTTTAAGAGAGCAATGGAAGAATCTGAAAAAGAGAAAGAAAAGTGGATTAAATTAATCAAGAATAATTCTCTTCATTTTATAACTTCCGTTAGTAAAACTCCCCTTATTAATTCTGGTTTAGATAAGCTACTTCCCACTTTCGTAACGAAACCTGGGAATTCTTTTAACCGTGAAATTTTGAGTTTTAGAAGTGAAGAAAAAGACGATGATTATGCAGTTTATTACACTAGACTAATGCCAGAGAAAGGATTATTTGAAGTTCCAATAATTTGGAAGAAATTAAATAAGGATATAAAGTTGTACGTCATGGGGAATTTTGTTTATGAAGAAGATAAAGAAGATTTTGAAGATTTTGTTAAAAGACTTAATGTTAATATAGAATATTTGGGTTTTAAACAAGGAGAAGAACTTTATAGAATTGTTAGCAAAGCTTCATTTACCCTTTACCCTTCTCACTATGATAGTTTCTCTTTAGTTATTCTTGAATCTTTAGCATTAGGTACGCCAGTTTTTGCTTATAACACACCAGCAATAAAAGAAATTTATGGTGGTGTAAAAGGAGTTCATTTAGCTAAAGAAGATGATATTAACGGATTAGTTACACTTATAGAGAAAAGAGAGAAAGGTGAAATAGCTCCAATTCCAGAATTTTACTCTTCATGGGATAGAGTTGTTGATGCTGAACTGGAAGATATAAAAAGAGGTATGATAAGTAAAAGTTAATGAGGGTTTTAGTTGTTGCACCTCATCCGGATGATGAAACCTTATGTTGTGGTGGAAGTATTATACAGTATTTGCCAAACGTAAAGGTTGTTATTGTTACTGATGGTAGGTATGGTGCACCTACAGAGGAATTAAGAGGAAGTGAGGAGTTAGTTAGAATTAGGAAAGAAGAAGCTTTAAGAGCTTTAGGAATTTTAGGTGTTAATGATGTTATGTTTTTGAATTTTGAAGATAGTAAAGTTAAAGAGAAGGAGAAGGAAGTTAAAGAGGCTTTGTCAGTAGTTTTAAATCAGTATAAACCAGATCTTGTATTTTCACCAATTCCAATAGATGCTCATCCAGATCATTCAGCATTAGGTAAAATTATGCTTGAACTTTATCCTTCTTCATATTTTTACCTTATTTGGGTCTCCAATTTATCACTCTCAGGTTGGGATGAGATAAAAATTAACGTTAGTAAATATAAGGAAAGAAAAATTAGGGCTTTAGAAGAGTATAAGAGTCAATTAGGTGGGTTTTCAAAGGATTTTTTAGCTAGGTTTACTGGGGATTATGAAGTATTTTATAAAAGAGTAAATATCTAACAAGAGATAATCAGATTAACGGTGATCATATACGATTGCTATTTAACTACTTTATCTAATTTCCTTTATAAAGAGAATATACCTTCTTTTTTAAACTTCTATCTAGCTCAGAGTCACTATCTAAACTATTATAAATTGAAGATTTAAAGATATTACTTTATTGTCCTCCGATAGGAAAGCTATTTCTCTTTAAAGAGAGCTAGGGCGCAATAACCAAAGCCCACTTTCTCAACTATTCTTTTTCCTGGGAACTATTTAGAAAGTGAATATTTGCAATCCACGGCTAAACTCTAATAAGTCTGATAAGTTTTTTATCTATTCTTATATTGTTGACAACCTAAAATAGCTCAAAACTTCTCGGAGTGGCTACTATATTCTCCTTTTTATCTTTTTATTACTAGATGATTGAATTGCTTAAACTTCACCTCGTGTTATTTCCTCCGGATCTGGT
The nucleotide sequence above comes from Sulfurisphaera javensis. Encoded proteins:
- a CDS encoding glycosyltransferase; the protein is MRILAVVDFGLNENTGGYQRNYEIMKRIVKKADVDIIPSIRNVKLISWRRELIKLLKELNSTPLYVIDLLKETSTVEDFVSGLKKEKYDVAMVYSNSSENIELARKLTTAPIGVQLQLEPFYRDYSILFRIMFRGVTGRAVINFKRAMEESEKEKEKWIKLIKNNSLHFITSVSKTPLINSGLDKLLPTFVTKPGNSFNREILSFRSEEKDDDYAVYYTRLMPEKGLFEVPIIWKKLNKDIKLYVMGNFVYEEDKEDFEDFVKRLNVNIEYLGFKQGEELYRIVSKASFTLYPSHYDSFSLVILESLALGTPVFAYNTPAIKEIYGGVKGVHLAKEDDINGLVTLIEKREKGEIAPIPEFYSSWDRVVDAELEDIKRGMISKS
- a CDS encoding PIG-L deacetylase family protein, encoding MRVLVVAPHPDDETLCCGGSIIQYLPNVKVVIVTDGRYGAPTEELRGSEELVRIRKEEALRALGILGVNDVMFLNFEDSKVKEKEKEVKEALSVVLNQYKPDLVFSPIPIDAHPDHSALGKIMLELYPSSYFYLIWVSNLSLSGWDEIKINVSKYKERKIRALEEYKSQLGGFSKDFLARFTGDYEVFYKRVNI